The following proteins are co-located in the Haloarcula marismortui ATCC 43049 genome:
- a CDS encoding DUF7266 family protein has translation MRRNRAVSTTLSYTLSLAIASILVSGLLIAGGNFVESRQEQVIRDELEVIGQQVASDIARVDRLVVAADDDPTVNLDHTFPARVSGTGYRVSIDPAADELTLESTAPEVSVTVSLTTRTALGDSTAGGGVITVFYDESSDQLEVRDG, from the coding sequence ATGCGTCGTAACCGCGCCGTCTCGACGACGCTAAGCTACACGCTGAGTCTGGCCATCGCCTCTATTTTGGTATCTGGCCTCCTCATTGCTGGCGGCAATTTCGTCGAAAGCCGGCAGGAGCAGGTCATCAGGGACGAACTCGAAGTCATCGGACAGCAAGTGGCCTCTGACATCGCTCGTGTTGATCGGCTGGTGGTCGCTGCCGACGACGACCCGACTGTGAATCTAGATCACACGTTCCCAGCGCGGGTGAGTGGGACCGGCTACCGAGTCTCGATTGACCCCGCTGCCGATGAACTCACGCTCGAATCGACCGCTCCGGAGGTGTCGGTGACTGTGTCGCTCACAACCCGGACAGCCCTAGGGGACTCCACCGCCGGCGGCGGTGTGATAACTGTGTTCTACGACGAATCAAGCGATCAACTGGAGGTCCGAGATGGCTGA
- a CDS encoding DUF7289 family protein, protein MADRAVSEVLSFALVFSLIVASIILVSVSGLGALQNARDAEQMENAERAFDVLSDNIADLHKQGAPSRATEVSLGEASLRTGENTTISVHVHDGTAPKDVGTWEIRPIIYAGNQERELVYEAGAVYRTNRDGGVQKRTPPILVSDDRVLITVVGTTASDQQSLGGSTVLVRTNHRSSNVSFADTDGNIEHVNISVDSAPQREALWQSYFESEGFTCAANGWCNFTSSSGDIQRTYVVYHDIAVEIDQ, encoded by the coding sequence ATGGCTGACCGCGCGGTAAGTGAGGTGCTGAGCTTTGCTCTAGTGTTCAGTCTCATTGTGGCGTCGATAATACTCGTCTCAGTAAGCGGCCTGGGGGCGTTACAGAACGCTCGGGACGCGGAGCAGATGGAGAACGCTGAGCGGGCATTCGATGTGCTCTCGGACAACATCGCGGACCTCCACAAACAGGGGGCACCGAGTCGTGCGACCGAAGTCAGCCTCGGGGAGGCATCGCTCAGGACGGGCGAAAACACGACGATATCGGTACACGTCCACGACGGAACTGCGCCCAAAGACGTCGGGACCTGGGAGATACGACCGATTATCTACGCCGGCAATCAGGAGCGCGAGCTCGTATACGAGGCTGGGGCAGTGTATCGGACGAACCGGGACGGTGGCGTGCAAAAACGGACGCCGCCGATACTCGTCTCAGATGACCGTGTTCTCATCACGGTGGTCGGCACGACCGCCAGTGACCAGCAGAGCCTGGGCGGGTCGACGGTGCTTGTCCGGACAAACCACCGGAGCAGCAACGTCTCGTTCGCCGATACCGACGGCAACATCGAACACGTCAACATCAGTGTCGACTCGGCCCCACAGCGTGAGGCACTCTGGCAGTCCTACTTCGAGAGCGAAGGGTTCACTTGCGCGGCCAACGGCTGGTGTAACTTCACGTCGTCCTCCGGCGATATCCAGCGGACGTACGTGGTCTATCACGACATCGCAGTCGAGATTGACCAGTGA
- a CDS encoding polymer-forming cytoskeletal protein, whose translation MNVPRGQQRAQSAPLGLLLVLSLVIVGSGVVVSLGATALVDTEAGLDVSRAETGMTQLDSQAALVALGNADSQQVSLVGTDKSTYRIDDTAGRMTVNITNHSASPSTTTTLMDERLGAVVYENGNQKVAYQGGGVWRRSDSGSVMVSPPEFYYRDATLTLPLITVRGDRSLGSRASISKDGTTQVYPDQAAGNINPLDTGTVNITVQSEYYRSWGRYFEERTDGDAYYDHENDSVTTTLVVPTGPREVTSAVAATSAGGQITLSGSGTDPARTDSYNSSVGDYSTSRGSFGTITTAGDVYVKGNSEVDGAVRSGDRVEVKGSGVVTRDVEYSTTKHIKGTVNGNVRQISGVEGAGAIDGLVNRRVANASDTNDNGATGSISGNQLAAGDQTLDAGTYYLEDLTLSGETLTINTGGDDVTIAVRDYVYIENNGRIKVNGGGKVRLYVKGEAMSPSGHHFHIYRTGDVDIDNANNSKQFWMYGRSDFDAFIEGDTDTPQFEGVIYAPAGGVGASSVSIKKAELYGGLVAGSVTVDNGGLVHYDRALRNERAVPKNTNIIRLTYLHVSKNRINVTSG comes from the coding sequence ATGAACGTTCCCAGGGGTCAGCAACGCGCACAATCGGCCCCGCTTGGCCTCCTACTGGTCCTCAGTCTCGTCATCGTCGGGTCCGGTGTCGTTGTCAGCCTGGGAGCGACGGCGCTGGTCGATACTGAGGCCGGGCTCGATGTCTCCCGGGCGGAGACTGGGATGACCCAGCTGGACTCTCAGGCGGCGCTGGTGGCGCTTGGGAACGCCGACAGCCAGCAGGTATCACTCGTCGGGACGGACAAATCGACGTACCGAATCGACGACACCGCGGGTCGGATGACCGTCAACATCACCAACCACTCGGCCTCGCCCTCGACGACAACCACATTGATGGATGAGCGACTCGGCGCGGTCGTCTACGAAAACGGGAACCAGAAAGTCGCCTATCAGGGCGGCGGGGTGTGGCGGCGTTCCGACAGTGGCAGTGTCATGGTTTCACCGCCGGAGTTCTACTACCGCGACGCGACGCTGACGCTCCCGCTCATCACCGTCCGTGGCGACCGGTCGCTTGGCTCACGGGCGAGCATCTCGAAGGACGGCACGACGCAGGTGTATCCCGACCAGGCGGCTGGGAACATCAATCCGCTGGATACGGGGACGGTCAACATCACCGTCCAGAGCGAGTACTACCGGTCCTGGGGGCGCTACTTCGAAGAGCGGACCGATGGCGATGCGTACTACGACCACGAAAACGACAGCGTGACCACGACGCTTGTCGTGCCGACGGGGCCGCGAGAAGTGACGAGCGCCGTCGCGGCTACGTCCGCTGGCGGACAGATTACGCTCTCCGGCAGTGGTACCGACCCCGCTCGAACGGATAGCTACAATTCGTCTGTCGGCGATTATTCGACCTCACGGGGGTCGTTCGGAACAATCACCACAGCCGGTGACGTGTACGTGAAAGGGAACAGCGAGGTGGATGGCGCTGTTCGGTCCGGAGACCGGGTCGAGGTCAAAGGAAGCGGTGTCGTCACCCGTGACGTGGAATACTCGACCACGAAGCACATCAAGGGCACTGTTAACGGCAATGTCAGACAGATTTCGGGTGTCGAGGGAGCCGGCGCTATCGATGGCTTGGTGAACCGGCGAGTCGCCAACGCAAGCGATACCAATGACAACGGCGCGACCGGCAGCATTTCGGGGAACCAGCTTGCCGCTGGTGACCAGACGCTGGACGCGGGCACATACTACCTCGAAGACCTGACGCTGAGCGGCGAGACGCTGACGATTAACACAGGTGGTGACGACGTGACTATCGCCGTCCGGGACTACGTCTACATCGAGAACAACGGGCGGATCAAGGTCAACGGTGGCGGAAAGGTCCGCCTCTACGTCAAAGGCGAAGCAATGTCCCCCAGCGGCCACCACTTCCACATCTATCGCACCGGGGACGTCGACATCGATAACGCCAACAACTCCAAGCAGTTCTGGATGTACGGCCGGTCGGACTTTGACGCCTTCATCGAGGGAGACACTGATACGCCGCAGTTTGAGGGCGTGATTTACGCACCCGCTGGCGGCGTCGGTGCAAGCAGTGTCTCGATCAAAAAGGCGGAGCTGTACGGCGGCCTCGTCGCCGGGTCAGTTACGGTAGACAACGGCGGGCTGGTCCATTATGACCGAGCGCTCAGAAACGAGCGAGCCGTCCCGAAAAACACGAACATCATCCGGCTGACGTACCTCCACGTCTCGAAGAACCGGATCAACGTGACCAGCGGGTAG
- a CDS encoding DUF7289 family protein has protein sequence MIVSTTAVVALGADAITSTQTQLDVERTEKSLTELNSKTALVALGQTDVQQVSLPASSSSTYRIDEDAGWMNVSYQNTTSGNRMTVFNESMGEVAYHGSDETRLAYQGGGVWRANGDGTSVMVSPPEFHYRDATLTLPLVTVSGSGAIRDGASISHNRTRSYFPNSTRNENFTNPLENGKVNVTVQSEYYRAWGGYFEERTDGDVTYHPDSNRVSIILKVPAGPRKVQNAVAATSDSGSIKLSGNDAFTDSYTSADGDGYDASEAGDGGNLTTAGDVIVTGSAELNGNITSGGRVEFSSNSMTFNGDRVEWADAFDDKHGACSGSCSDEQISSFGDTTNINSHVNTQVDDLSSSNDNGGTIADDGVIDGTEGTTTLSAGSYHVDRIDLSSDVEFDTTGGNVIIGVENYVSLNTRNDITVSGPNQVKIYINGTSPASGGSADGYHFFTRASEIRTTGAVSERSTQVWIYGKDTLQARMEKKGSDKSRVTGVIYAPGGKTGTSTFEIWKSELYGGAVTSQVELEKGGRVHFDRALKQERTIPKDTSVVAITYLHISTNDVNITSN, from the coding sequence ATGATTGTATCGACGACGGCGGTGGTCGCACTGGGTGCCGACGCAATTACGAGCACGCAAACGCAACTTGACGTGGAACGAACTGAGAAGTCGCTGACGGAACTCAATTCCAAAACCGCGCTCGTAGCGCTGGGACAGACGGACGTGCAGCAGGTCTCTCTTCCCGCGAGCAGTTCGAGCACCTATCGTATCGACGAGGACGCCGGGTGGATGAACGTCTCCTATCAGAATACAACGTCCGGGAACCGGATGACTGTGTTCAATGAATCGATGGGCGAGGTGGCCTATCACGGCAGTGACGAGACGCGACTCGCGTATCAGGGGGGCGGCGTCTGGCGGGCCAACGGCGACGGAACGTCGGTGATGGTTTCTCCACCCGAGTTCCACTACCGGGACGCGACGCTAACGCTTCCCCTCGTGACAGTGAGCGGGTCCGGGGCAATCAGAGACGGCGCGTCGATCTCTCACAACCGGACGAGGTCGTACTTTCCGAACAGCACGCGCAACGAGAACTTCACGAACCCGCTGGAAAACGGGAAAGTCAACGTTACCGTCCAGAGCGAGTACTACCGCGCGTGGGGAGGATACTTCGAGGAGCGAACGGACGGTGACGTGACGTACCATCCCGATAGCAATCGTGTTTCGATCATTCTCAAGGTCCCTGCGGGGCCGCGAAAGGTCCAGAACGCCGTCGCCGCGACGAGCGACTCCGGTTCGATCAAACTGAGCGGGAACGATGCCTTTACCGACAGCTATACTTCGGCAGACGGGGACGGATATGACGCCTCCGAGGCCGGTGATGGCGGCAATCTCACGACGGCAGGTGATGTCATCGTCACCGGGAGTGCGGAACTGAATGGAAACATCACCTCGGGTGGTCGCGTCGAATTCAGTAGTAACTCGATGACGTTCAACGGTGACCGGGTAGAATGGGCGGACGCGTTCGACGATAAACACGGAGCGTGTTCCGGGTCCTGTTCCGACGAGCAGATCAGCTCGTTCGGAGATACCACCAATATCAACTCCCATGTCAACACACAGGTCGACGACCTATCGTCGTCGAACGACAACGGGGGAACGATAGCCGACGACGGCGTTATCGACGGTACAGAGGGAACGACGACACTGTCTGCGGGCAGCTATCACGTCGACAGGATCGACTTGAGCAGCGACGTCGAGTTCGACACGACTGGTGGAAACGTAATCATTGGCGTCGAGAATTACGTGAGCCTCAACACCAGGAACGACATCACGGTGTCCGGCCCGAACCAGGTGAAAATATACATAAACGGCACATCGCCTGCGTCGGGCGGGAGTGCTGACGGCTATCACTTCTTCACACGGGCGAGCGAGATCAGGACAACCGGTGCCGTCAGTGAGCGGTCAACACAGGTGTGGATCTACGGCAAAGACACCCTCCAAGCCCGGATGGAAAAGAAGGGATCAGATAAGTCTAGAGTCACCGGCGTCATCTATGCGCCGGGGGGAAAGACCGGTACGAGTACGTTCGAGATCTGGAAGAGCGAACTCTACGGCGGTGCGGTCACCAGCCAAGTCGAACTCGAAAAAGGTGGCAGAGTCCACTTTGACCGGGCGCTCAAACAGGAGCGCACAATTCCCAAAGACACAAGCGTGGTTGCGATCACCTACCTCCACATCTCGACGAACGACGTCAATATCACGTCCAACTGA
- a CDS encoding 30S ribosomal protein S15, whose product MARMHTRRRGSSDSDKPAADEPPEWSDVDEDAIEARVVELAEQGHSPSEIGLKLRDEGVQGTPIPDVSLATGKKVTEILEENEAEPDLPEDLRNLLERAVRLRDHMDENPGDYQNKRALQNTQSKIRRLIDYYRGDEVDENFTYSYDNAVEALGLE is encoded by the coding sequence ATGGCACGAATGCATACACGCCGTCGCGGTTCGTCCGACTCGGACAAACCGGCGGCAGACGAACCCCCGGAGTGGAGCGACGTTGACGAGGACGCCATCGAAGCGCGCGTCGTCGAACTGGCCGAACAGGGCCACTCGCCCAGCGAGATCGGCCTGAAGCTGCGCGACGAGGGCGTTCAGGGCACGCCGATCCCTGACGTCTCGCTCGCGACCGGCAAGAAAGTCACCGAGATCCTCGAGGAGAACGAAGCCGAGCCGGACCTGCCGGAAGACCTTCGGAACCTGCTCGAACGGGCCGTCCGCCTTCGCGACCACATGGACGAGAACCCCGGTGACTACCAGAACAAGCGTGCGCTCCAGAACACGCAGTCGAAGATCCGACGCCTCATCGACTACTACCGCGGTGACGAGGTCGACGAGAACTTCACCTACAGCTACGACAACGCCGTCGAGGCGCTGGGTCTCGAATAG
- a CDS encoding KEOPS complex subunit Pcc1, with translation MRRAKIRTTHDSPERVARAVRPDNTDEMTTRVEGDAVVTTVERDSTGGLQATVDDYVVNIRVAAQLADQHTQSNHE, from the coding sequence ATGAGACGGGCCAAGATTCGGACGACACACGACTCGCCCGAACGCGTCGCACGCGCGGTGCGGCCGGACAACACCGACGAAATGACCACGCGTGTCGAGGGTGATGCCGTGGTCACAACTGTCGAGCGCGATTCGACCGGCGGCCTGCAGGCGACCGTCGACGACTACGTCGTCAACATCCGGGTTGCAGCACAGCTCGCAGACCAACACACACAATCCAACCATGAGTGA
- a CDS encoding 30S ribosomal protein S3ae, protein MSERSVSKRTEQKRWYTVQAPEQFDREVLGKTPAEEPDKVLGRTIETTLGELTNDASENNTKLTFKINEVASDSAYTEFIRHELTRDYLRSLVRRGSSKVEAYITVLTTDDYRVQIQPVAVTTKKADASQEKAIRRTMIDLVRETAEDHTFEQLIDSVVEGRLSSAIYGEAKDIYPLRRVEIKKTTLEARPEEVAAEEETAVDVDEEDVDVEA, encoded by the coding sequence ATGAGTGAACGAAGCGTTTCCAAGCGCACAGAACAGAAACGGTGGTACACCGTGCAGGCTCCCGAGCAGTTCGACCGGGAGGTTCTCGGTAAGACACCGGCAGAGGAACCGGACAAGGTGCTCGGACGCACCATCGAAACAACGCTCGGCGAACTGACCAACGACGCCAGCGAGAACAACACGAAGCTGACCTTCAAGATCAACGAGGTCGCCTCGGACTCAGCGTACACGGAGTTCATCCGCCACGAACTCACGCGGGACTACCTCCGCTCGCTCGTCCGCCGGGGCTCCTCGAAGGTTGAGGCCTACATCACCGTGCTGACCACGGACGACTACCGCGTCCAGATTCAGCCGGTCGCCGTGACGACCAAGAAGGCCGACGCCTCTCAGGAGAAGGCCATCCGCCGAACGATGATCGACCTCGTTCGCGAGACGGCCGAAGACCACACCTTCGAACAGCTCATCGACAGTGTCGTCGAAGGGCGCCTCTCCTCGGCTATCTACGGCGAGGCCAAGGACATCTACCCGCTCCGACGCGTCGAGATCAAGAAGACCACGCTCGAAGCGCGGCCCGAAGAAGTCGCCGCCGAAGAAGAGACGGCCGTCGACGTGGACGAAGAAGACGTCGACGTCGAAGCCTAA
- a CDS encoding plastocyanin/azurin family copper-binding protein: MDRRQFLRAAGPAAVAGLAGCLGGGSADTDYDVGMSAKAFRPVQITVEPGTTVRWLNTSKQGHSVTAYEDDIPDEADYFASGGFDTEQAARDNWGNSSGGTMYEGDDFTHTFETVGEYAYFCIPHERAGMVGTVVVTENPDTAASGE, translated from the coding sequence ATGGACCGACGGCAGTTTCTCCGTGCGGCCGGCCCGGCGGCAGTCGCAGGGCTCGCCGGTTGTCTCGGCGGTGGGAGCGCTGACACCGACTACGACGTGGGGATGTCTGCGAAGGCGTTTCGCCCGGTACAGATTACCGTCGAACCGGGGACAACCGTGCGGTGGCTCAACACGAGCAAGCAGGGCCATTCGGTCACGGCCTACGAGGACGATATCCCCGACGAGGCCGATTACTTCGCCTCCGGCGGCTTCGACACCGAGCAGGCGGCCCGTGACAACTGGGGGAACTCCTCTGGCGGGACGATGTACGAGGGTGACGATTTCACCCACACTTTCGAGACAGTCGGCGAGTATGCCTACTTCTGCATCCCACACGAACGAGCCGGGATGGTCGGGACTGTCGTCGTAACCGAAAACCCCGATACGGCGGCGAGCGGCGAGTAG
- a CDS encoding 5-(carboxyamino)imidazole ribonucleotide synthase produces the protein MTLTSPGPTVGVVGGGQLGRMLGEAAAPLGLELLVTDPTPDCPAAPVVRDQIVGDFDEAATLRELAERADYLTFEIELADPDVLERVAEETGTPVHPAPETLRTIQDKLVQKRRLSDAGVPVPEFRAVDTADDLREACEELGYPAMLKARTGGYDGRGNIRVEGPEDVADAVDEIAGPAMVEEMVDFERELAVMGCRGADERDTFPVTETIHREEILRESVAPARASKAVRERARDVAHDVLDVMDGRGVFGIELFETTDGEILLNEIAPRPHNSGHWTIEGCHTSQFEQHLRAVTGQPLGSTDQRFPTVSTNILGDVSERQPAELRGEDSVLGTPRAHLHWYGKREVYGLRKMGHVTLTDDDRDGLLADARDLRDGLTFE, from the coding sequence ATGACGCTCACGTCACCAGGGCCGACCGTCGGCGTGGTCGGCGGTGGCCAACTCGGCCGGATGCTGGGCGAGGCGGCTGCACCGCTCGGTCTTGAACTGCTCGTGACCGACCCGACGCCGGACTGCCCGGCCGCGCCGGTCGTCCGCGACCAGATTGTCGGGGACTTCGACGAGGCGGCAACCCTGCGGGAACTCGCCGAGCGCGCCGACTACCTCACCTTTGAGATCGAACTGGCCGACCCGGACGTGCTTGAACGGGTCGCTGAAGAGACAGGGACGCCGGTACATCCCGCTCCCGAAACGCTCCGAACGATTCAGGACAAGCTCGTCCAGAAGCGCCGGCTGTCGGACGCTGGCGTTCCGGTCCCCGAGTTCCGCGCCGTTGACACCGCCGATGACCTCCGTGAGGCCTGCGAGGAACTGGGCTACCCCGCAATGCTCAAGGCCCGGACCGGCGGCTACGATGGCCGCGGGAACATCCGCGTTGAGGGCCCAGAGGACGTTGCGGACGCTGTCGACGAGATCGCCGGCCCCGCGATGGTCGAGGAGATGGTCGATTTCGAGCGTGAACTCGCGGTCATGGGCTGTCGCGGTGCGGACGAACGCGATACGTTCCCGGTGACCGAGACCATCCACCGCGAGGAGATCCTTCGGGAGTCCGTCGCGCCAGCGCGAGCATCGAAAGCCGTCCGCGAGCGCGCCCGAGACGTCGCGCACGACGTGCTCGACGTGATGGACGGCCGCGGCGTGTTCGGCATCGAACTGTTCGAGACGACCGACGGCGAGATCCTTCTCAACGAGATCGCGCCGCGCCCGCACAACTCCGGCCACTGGACTATCGAAGGGTGTCACACCTCGCAGTTTGAGCAACACCTCCGCGCTGTCACCGGCCAGCCGCTGGGGTCGACCGACCAGCGGTTCCCCACTGTGTCGACCAACATCCTCGGGGATGTCTCAGAGCGCCAGCCGGCGGAGCTACGGGGCGAGGACAGTGTGCTTGGGACGCCGCGGGCACACCTGCACTGGTACGGCAAGCGCGAAGTGTACGGCCTCCGGAAGATGGGGCACGTGACGCTGACCGACGACGACCGCGACGGCCTGCTCGCCGACGCCCGCGACCTCCGTGACGGGCTGACCTTCGAGTGA
- a CDS encoding flippase activity-associated protein Agl23, with protein sequence MAESSLLSALHDFRDRSRSWFADDPRAAVKLVVAVTLLGLVLRIAALGSRVAHFDEGRVAYWALHLRDSGSFAYRYIIHGPFIQHVDSWMFTVAAPTDFTMRLPVAIVGGLLPLTALLFRKHLRSDETVLMAVFLALNPVLLYFSRFMRSDVLVAAFMFTAFGLLVRFVDTRKARYLYGVAAFMALGFASKENAIVYVLTWLGATGLLLAKMLVLPNGYRDAVGFLRTVPSLRAIWGRLSGRVRADVGLVVNIVRSFRNRHDSAASVLAAYASHIVLAALVFGFVSLFFYAPRGAGVAGIEHPPAPVASGDVNFWSGVTNPSLFPELVQTTWERVVGQYSEWFSPASEKATTTETGLVDSIETFYESVDGHYEVLLKALGYTAAPLVLFSAFGYALDRLGTVEPRHLVPFAAYGGYVSILGYPIGTDIGAPWLAVHVVVPLSIPAAVGLAAVIRWGNESLSTDDVTGAAIAAAIVLLVTALVVNTTATRVYTNEHLEGNPLVQYAQPQESLRTDLAEMDRIATANGNGTDVVMYHGERGDAYDADDAYVKEDRGQWNDSWWNTRPTCLQWHNSLPLPWYYAAEDVNVSCENRSDRLAEQAQADQPPIVITQQIDSTVPAEQLEAAGYVPRTHRMRTKYGSNDMTVWVHESYGREPNG encoded by the coding sequence ATGGCTGAGTCGTCCCTGCTGTCTGCCCTCCACGATTTCCGGGACCGGAGCCGGTCCTGGTTCGCGGACGACCCCCGCGCCGCCGTGAAGCTCGTCGTCGCCGTGACGCTTCTCGGACTCGTCCTCAGAATCGCGGCGCTCGGGAGCCGCGTCGCCCACTTCGACGAGGGCCGCGTGGCCTACTGGGCGCTGCATCTCCGCGATTCTGGGTCGTTCGCGTATCGCTACATCATCCACGGCCCGTTCATTCAACACGTCGATAGCTGGATGTTCACCGTCGCTGCGCCGACCGACTTCACGATGCGGCTCCCGGTCGCGATTGTCGGCGGCCTGCTCCCGCTGACAGCGCTGCTCTTTCGCAAGCACCTCCGGTCCGACGAGACTGTTCTCATGGCTGTGTTTCTCGCACTCAACCCGGTGCTGTTGTACTTCTCGCGGTTCATGCGCAGCGACGTGCTGGTCGCGGCGTTCATGTTCACCGCCTTCGGCCTGCTCGTCCGGTTCGTTGACACTCGGAAGGCGCGGTATCTCTACGGCGTCGCCGCGTTCATGGCGCTCGGGTTCGCCTCGAAGGAGAACGCCATCGTCTACGTGCTAACCTGGCTCGGCGCGACCGGCCTTCTGCTGGCGAAGATGCTCGTCCTCCCGAACGGCTACCGCGACGCCGTCGGCTTCCTCCGGACCGTCCCGAGCCTCCGTGCAATCTGGGGCCGGCTGTCGGGCCGGGTCCGGGCGGATGTAGGGCTCGTTGTCAACATCGTTCGCTCGTTCCGCAACCGCCATGACAGCGCCGCCTCCGTCCTCGCAGCGTACGCGAGCCACATCGTCCTTGCCGCGCTGGTGTTCGGCTTCGTCTCGTTGTTCTTCTACGCCCCGCGGGGGGCCGGTGTCGCGGGCATCGAACACCCGCCAGCACCGGTCGCGAGTGGCGACGTGAACTTTTGGTCCGGCGTGACGAACCCATCGCTGTTCCCGGAACTCGTCCAGACCACATGGGAGCGCGTCGTCGGCCAGTACAGCGAGTGGTTCTCGCCGGCCTCGGAGAAAGCCACGACCACTGAAACGGGCCTAGTCGACTCTATCGAAACGTTCTACGAGAGCGTCGACGGCCACTACGAGGTGCTGCTGAAAGCGCTGGGCTACACCGCCGCCCCGCTGGTCCTGTTCTCGGCGTTCGGGTACGCACTGGACCGGCTCGGAACCGTCGAGCCGCGCCACCTCGTCCCGTTCGCGGCCTACGGCGGCTACGTCTCGATTCTGGGCTACCCCATCGGGACCGACATCGGCGCGCCGTGGCTCGCCGTCCACGTCGTGGTCCCGCTGTCGATTCCGGCCGCCGTCGGACTCGCTGCTGTGATCCGGTGGGGGAACGAATCGCTGTCGACCGACGACGTGACCGGCGCTGCCATCGCCGCTGCCATCGTCCTGCTCGTTACTGCACTCGTCGTCAACACGACCGCAACGCGGGTGTACACCAACGAGCATCTGGAGGGGAACCCGCTGGTCCAGTACGCCCAGCCACAGGAGTCGCTCCGGACGGACCTGGCGGAGATGGACCGAATCGCGACGGCCAACGGAAACGGCACCGATGTCGTCATGTATCACGGAGAGCGCGGCGACGCCTACGACGCCGATGACGCGTACGTCAAAGAAGACCGCGGTCAGTGGAACGACTCGTGGTGGAACACCAGACCGACCTGCTTGCAATGGCACAATTCACTGCCGCTGCCGTGGTACTACGCGGCCGAGGACGTGAACGTCTCCTGTGAGAACCGGTCCGACAGGCTCGCCGAGCAGGCGCAGGCGGACCAGCCACCGATAGTCATCACCCAGCAGATTGACAGCACGGTCCCTGCCGAACAGCTCGAAGCCGCCGGATACGTGCCCAGAACCCACCGGATGCGAACGAAATACGGCTCGAACGACATGACGGTGTGGGTCCACGAGTCTTACGGCCGAGAACCGAACGGTTAA
- the ribH gene encoding 6,7-dimethyl-8-ribityllumazine synthase: MVQLGLVVAQYDKHGAVIEEMEHGAYEAAADNDAEIVASIDVPGSYDTPLAADRLARRSDIDAVAVLGAIISGDTDHDQIIGNAAAQGLTDVSLDRDTPVTLGIIGPGMSQDEAEARTDKGDSAVRSAIELATELEQ; this comes from the coding sequence ATGGTGCAGCTCGGGCTGGTTGTCGCCCAGTATGATAAACACGGGGCCGTTATCGAGGAGATGGAGCACGGGGCTTACGAGGCCGCTGCCGACAATGACGCCGAGATTGTCGCGTCGATTGATGTCCCGGGGTCCTACGATACGCCGCTGGCCGCCGACCGGCTCGCGCGCCGGTCGGATATCGACGCCGTGGCCGTCCTCGGCGCAATCATCAGCGGCGACACCGACCACGACCAGATCATCGGCAACGCCGCCGCGCAGGGGCTGACCGACGTCTCCCTCGACCGAGACACCCCCGTCACGCTGGGCATCATCGGCCCGGGCATGAGCCAGGACGAGGCCGAGGCCCGAACCGACAAGGGGGACTCAGCCGTCCGGAGCGCAATCGAACTCGCCACTGAACTCGAACAATGA